The Vallitalea longa genome includes a region encoding these proteins:
- the murC gene encoding UDP-N-acetylmuramate--L-alanine ligase, whose amino-acid sequence MYTIDFDKPLNVHFIGIGGISMSGLAEILHQKGFTVTGSDQKGTQITKKLESLDINVFIGHRACNISDDTGLVIYTAAVKEDNIEYITAKVKNIPMLGRAELLGQIMKNYKYPIGVSGTHGKTTTTSMISHILLVGEKDPTISIGGILNAIHGNIRVGHSDYFVAESCEYCDSFLHFNPFVSIILNIEEDHLDYFKDINQIRRSFKAFANKLPNDGYLVINTEIDNYEEIISGLDCNIITYGNDERANFYADNITYNELGYPTYDLIYNGKKIEEISLQVNGIHNVYNSLAAIAATYCLDMDIQNAKKGIMNFTGTNRRFEYKGNIRGVNVIDDYAHHPTAISATLSAATKYPHDKLWVVFQPHTYSRTKAFLKSFADSLSSADNIILTDIYAAREKNTGDIHSKDLLSELTKLGKQAFYFSSFDEIENFLLQNCHPNDLLITMGAGDVKIIGEELIKG is encoded by the coding sequence ATGTATACGATTGACTTTGATAAACCATTGAACGTTCATTTTATTGGAATAGGCGGCATCAGCATGAGCGGATTAGCAGAAATTTTGCACCAAAAAGGTTTTACTGTAACTGGGTCTGATCAAAAAGGTACTCAAATAACTAAAAAATTAGAAAGCCTAGATATAAATGTATTTATAGGACACAGAGCTTGTAATATCTCAGATGATACGGGGTTAGTAATTTATACTGCTGCTGTGAAAGAAGATAACATAGAGTATATAACTGCAAAAGTGAAAAATATTCCTATGCTTGGTAGAGCTGAACTACTTGGACAGATTATGAAAAACTACAAATATCCTATTGGTGTTTCTGGTACTCACGGAAAAACAACTACAACATCAATGATTTCCCATATATTATTGGTCGGAGAAAAAGATCCTACAATTTCAATAGGAGGAATATTAAACGCAATACATGGAAATATACGGGTTGGTCATTCTGATTATTTCGTTGCAGAATCATGTGAATACTGTGATAGCTTTTTGCATTTCAATCCTTTTGTATCCATAATTCTTAATATAGAAGAAGACCATCTTGATTATTTCAAGGACATCAACCAAATAAGACGTTCTTTCAAAGCCTTTGCCAATAAATTACCAAATGATGGATATCTGGTTATCAACACTGAAATAGATAATTATGAAGAGATAATTTCTGGATTGGATTGTAATATAATCACTTATGGTAACGATGAACGTGCTAATTTTTATGCTGATAATATTACTTATAATGAATTGGGTTATCCAACATATGATCTAATATATAATGGTAAAAAAATTGAGGAAATAAGTCTACAGGTAAACGGTATTCATAATGTATACAATTCTTTGGCTGCCATTGCTGCAACTTATTGTTTAGATATGGATATCCAAAATGCCAAAAAAGGTATTATGAATTTCACTGGAACCAATAGACGATTTGAATATAAAGGTAATATCAGAGGTGTAAACGTTATTGATGATTATGCACATCATCCTACTGCAATTTCTGCTACACTATCAGCAGCAACCAAATATCCTCATGATAAATTGTGGGTTGTCTTTCAACCTCATACTTATTCAAGAACAAAAGCTTTTCTTAAAAGCTTTGCGGATTCGCTAAGTTCAGCAGATAATATTATATTGACTGACATTTATGCTGCTAGAGAAAAAAATACTGGCGATATTCACTCTAAGGATTTATTATCTGAACTTACCAAACTTGGAAAACAAGCTTTTTATTTCTCTTCTTTTGATGAAATAGAAAACTTTTTACTCCAAAATTGTCATCCAAATGACCTGTTGATAACTATGGGAGCAGGAGACGTGAAAATTATTGGGGAAGAACTAATTAAGGGATAG
- a CDS encoding ATP-binding protein yields MDLKRSQYKLIMQNYEKKQLNIKHEINKKKTEIYKRIPLIKVLDDEIASNSVNTTYYIIEHPDEAKEKLEQLQESNFMLSGKKIRLLLDNGYPEDYLQPKYDCNLCKDTGYIGNEKCICLKQAMIDAAYEQSNIKNIIKDENFSTFSFDYYSNSIDSRFNLSPLENIRIIYGKCKKFVNNFDTDFTNIILFGQAGLGKTFLCNCIAKALLDRSHTVIYLTSFQLFKLFEDYKFNNDNDKVPEEQIESIFDCDLLIIDDLGTEFNNRFTGVELFNCLNTRLLNKKSTLISTNLSPNDWSKQYSDRIVSRIFGNYEPLKIFGSDIRLKKYQ; encoded by the coding sequence ATGGATCTAAAACGTTCTCAATATAAGTTGATCATGCAGAATTATGAGAAGAAACAACTTAATATTAAGCATGAAATTAATAAAAAGAAAACGGAAATATACAAAAGAATACCTCTTATAAAAGTTTTAGATGATGAAATAGCTTCTAATAGCGTTAATACAACCTATTATATTATTGAACATCCAGATGAAGCTAAAGAAAAACTTGAACAACTTCAAGAGAGTAATTTCATGTTATCAGGTAAGAAAATTCGTTTATTGCTTGATAATGGTTACCCTGAAGATTATCTACAGCCAAAATACGACTGTAATTTGTGCAAAGATACAGGATATATAGGCAACGAAAAGTGTATCTGCCTAAAACAAGCAATGATTGATGCTGCATATGAACAATCAAATATTAAGAATATTATTAAAGACGAAAATTTCAGTACATTTTCATTTGATTATTATTCAAATAGTATTGATTCACGTTTCAATTTATCTCCACTAGAAAACATACGTATCATATACGGTAAATGTAAGAAGTTCGTTAATAACTTTGATACAGATTTTACTAATATAATTTTGTTTGGACAAGCTGGTCTTGGTAAAACTTTTCTATGTAATTGTATAGCCAAAGCTTTGCTTGACAGATCTCATACAGTTATTTATTTGACCTCTTTTCAGTTGTTTAAATTATTTGAGGATTATAAGTTCAATAATGATAATGATAAAGTACCAGAAGAACAGATTGAATCTATTTTTGATTGTGATTTGTTGATAATAGATGACCTTGGAACAGAGTTCAATAACCGTTTTACCGGAGTTGAATTATTTAATTGTCTTAACACAAGATTATTAAATAAAAAATCAACTCTAATATCTACTAATTTATCCCCTAACGATTGGTCTAAACAATATTCTGATAGAATCGTTTCAAGGATATTCGGTAACTATGAACCCCTTAAGATATTTGGTTCGGATATAAGATTAAAGAAATATCAATAG
- a CDS encoding 6-phosphofructokinase, producing MKRRIGIITSGGDCPGLNAAIRGVARASYGMFDCEIIGIKDGFKGLIHCNYQVMTPRDFSGILVRGGTILGTSRTPFKKMRKIEEDNIDKVKCMIDNYEKMKLDCLITLGGNGTHKNANLLREEGLNVIALPKTIDNDIWGTDVTFGFHSAVDIATEVIDRIHTTADSHDRVMLVELMGHKAGWLTLHAGVAGGADVIIIPEIPYSIDKVIESLDRRHSSGKNFSILAVSEGAISVEESKLKKKELKKEREKMKFPSVSYRLAKEINGALGLETRVTIPGHQQRGGSPSPYDRILATKLGAYAAEMIANRDYGKTVSVVNNKLWATPLKEVAGKLKLVEKDNLLISTGKLVGASFGN from the coding sequence ATGAAACGAAGAATTGGAATTATAACAAGTGGAGGAGATTGTCCAGGATTGAATGCTGCAATAAGAGGCGTAGCAAGAGCTTCTTATGGAATGTTTGATTGTGAGATAATTGGTATAAAAGATGGGTTTAAAGGCTTAATACATTGCAATTATCAAGTTATGACACCACGAGATTTTTCTGGAATACTTGTTAGAGGTGGAACAATACTTGGAACATCAAGAACACCATTCAAGAAAATGAGAAAAATAGAAGAAGACAATATTGATAAAGTCAAATGTATGATAGATAATTATGAAAAAATGAAATTGGATTGTCTTATAACATTAGGGGGAAATGGAACACATAAGAATGCTAATCTTCTTAGGGAAGAAGGTCTTAATGTGATTGCACTTCCAAAGACTATAGATAATGATATCTGGGGAACAGATGTAACATTTGGTTTTCACAGTGCAGTGGATATCGCTACAGAAGTAATAGATAGAATACACACGACAGCAGATTCACATGATAGAGTAATGCTAGTAGAATTAATGGGTCATAAAGCGGGATGGTTAACATTACATGCAGGAGTAGCAGGTGGCGCAGATGTCATCATAATACCTGAAATCCCTTATAGTATTGATAAGGTTATAGAATCACTGGATAGAAGACATTCTTCAGGGAAGAACTTTTCTATCTTAGCAGTATCAGAAGGAGCAATATCAGTTGAAGAATCTAAATTGAAGAAAAAAGAGCTCAAAAAAGAACGTGAAAAAATGAAGTTCCCATCAGTTTCATATAGATTGGCTAAAGAGATTAATGGAGCTCTAGGTTTGGAAACAAGAGTTACCATACCAGGACACCAGCAGAGAGGTGGTTCACCTTCACCATATGATAGAATATTAGCAACAAAACTTGGTGCATATGCAGCAGAGATGATTGCAAACAGGGATTACGGAAAAACAGTTTCAGTAGTTAATAATAAATTATGGGCAACACCATTAAAAGAAGTCGCAGGTAAATTAAAATTAGTAGAAAAAGATAATTTGTTGATAAGCACAGGTAAATTAGTGGGAGCAAGTTTTGGAAATTAA
- the purR gene encoding pur operon repressor — protein MGKKINRTDRIAVITKMLVENPNKIFTLNNFVDILSYAKSTLSEDIDVIEEVFDNFKLGEIKSIPGAAGGIYYNPRLSDEQIEDICDELCTLINDKKRIIPGGYVYMNDIFYDPNILQKIAKSLAAPYLDMKIDFVVTIETKGIPLAIMTANILNIPMIVVRKSARLTEGTTIQMNYITGSSRRINTMALAKRSVPKGAKVLFIDDFMKAGGTAKGITDLMKEFEAEVVGNAVVMSTKEPQEKLINDYYSLLEFDGIDEKEEKINIYRKDNKLIFNHKDNMDSDNN, from the coding sequence GTGGGTAAAAAAATAAATAGAACAGATCGGATAGCAGTGATTACTAAGATGTTAGTAGAGAATCCAAATAAAATTTTCACATTAAATAATTTTGTAGATATATTAAGTTATGCTAAATCAACATTAAGCGAAGATATTGATGTAATAGAAGAAGTTTTTGATAATTTCAAATTAGGGGAAATAAAATCCATACCTGGAGCCGCGGGAGGGATTTACTATAATCCTAGATTGTCAGATGAACAGATTGAAGATATATGTGATGAGTTATGTACATTAATAAATGATAAAAAAAGAATAATTCCTGGTGGATATGTTTATATGAACGATATTTTCTATGATCCAAATATATTACAGAAGATTGCTAAGTCGTTGGCAGCACCATATTTGGATATGAAAATAGATTTTGTTGTGACTATAGAAACCAAAGGCATTCCATTAGCGATTATGACTGCGAATATATTGAATATACCTATGATAGTAGTAAGAAAATCAGCTAGGCTTACTGAAGGTACTACTATTCAAATGAACTATATAACCGGTTCATCAAGAAGGATTAACACTATGGCTTTAGCTAAACGTTCAGTACCAAAAGGTGCTAAGGTACTTTTCATCGATGATTTCATGAAAGCAGGAGGTACAGCCAAAGGAATCACAGACTTGATGAAAGAATTTGAGGCAGAAGTGGTTGGAAATGCTGTAGTAATGTCAACAAAAGAACCACAAGAAAAATTGATTAATGATTATTATTCTTTATTGGAATTTGATGGTATTGACGAAAAAGAAGAAAAGATCAACATATATAGAAAAGATAATAAATTGATTTTTAACCATAAAGATAATATGGATAGTGATAATAATTAA
- a CDS encoding glucose-1-phosphate adenylyltransferase — MKRKNIIAMLLAGGQGSRLGILTTHVAKPAIAFGGKYRIIDFTLSNCINSGIDTVGVLTQYQPLRLNNHIGIGIPWDLDKNYGGVSILPPFVKTKTGEWYSGTANAVFQNIDFINNYSPEYVLILSGDHIYKMDYEKMLNYHIKKNADATIAVFEVPIDEAHRFGIMNTDKDNKINQFDEKPKIPKNNLASMGIYIFNWKILKNALANTNSIYPKNDFGKHVIPYMLNGGNNLYAYKFQGFWKDVGTLHAYWEANMELIKLIPDFNLYETYWKIYTKNEIQPPQYISSEAYIEKCIIGEGTIIEGKIYNSVIGSNVSIGKDTIIKDSIIMSNTVIGNNSIIYKSILSEDSMIGENVKLGIGENIISREYPELYNTGISVVGERTSIPNNINIGKNCAIYGKLKNEDFRYNALSSGESVIKKEVD, encoded by the coding sequence GTGAAAAGAAAAAATATTATAGCTATGTTACTAGCAGGTGGTCAAGGAAGTAGACTAGGGATTCTAACAACACATGTGGCTAAACCTGCTATAGCATTTGGTGGCAAATATAGGATTATAGATTTTACTCTAAGTAATTGTATTAATTCAGGAATCGATACTGTTGGTGTTCTAACCCAATATCAGCCTTTAAGATTGAATAATCATATAGGAATAGGTATACCCTGGGATTTAGATAAAAATTATGGGGGAGTTAGCATACTACCACCTTTTGTAAAAACAAAAACCGGAGAATGGTATTCGGGTACAGCAAATGCTGTTTTCCAGAATATAGATTTTATAAATAACTATTCTCCCGAATATGTGCTTATACTTTCTGGAGACCATATATATAAAATGGATTATGAGAAAATGTTAAACTATCATATTAAAAAAAATGCAGATGCCACTATTGCAGTTTTTGAAGTTCCAATAGATGAAGCTCATAGATTTGGAATTATGAATACTGATAAAGACAATAAAATCAACCAATTTGATGAAAAACCGAAAATTCCTAAAAATAATTTAGCATCCATGGGAATTTATATATTTAACTGGAAGATATTGAAAAACGCTTTAGCAAACACTAATAGCATCTACCCGAAAAATGATTTCGGTAAACATGTTATCCCATATATGTTAAATGGAGGGAATAATCTATATGCATATAAATTTCAAGGATTCTGGAAAGATGTTGGTACATTACATGCTTATTGGGAAGCGAATATGGAACTGATAAAATTAATTCCTGATTTCAATTTATACGAAACATATTGGAAAATATATACAAAGAATGAAATCCAACCTCCTCAATATATATCATCAGAGGCTTACATCGAAAAATGTATCATAGGAGAAGGTACTATAATAGAAGGTAAGATATATAATTCTGTAATTGGTTCTAATGTCAGTATCGGTAAGGATACGATAATAAAAGATTCTATCATTATGAGTAATACTGTAATCGGCAATAACTCCATAATATATAAAAGTATATTATCAGAAGACTCCATGATAGGAGAAAACGTTAAGTTGGGAATAGGAGAAAATATTATCAGTAGAGAGTATCCAGAACTTTATAATACAGGAATTTCTGTAGTTGGAGAAAGAACAAGTATACCTAACAACATTAATATAGGAAAGAACTGTGCAATATATGGAAAATTAAAGAATGAAGATTTCAGGTATAACGCTTTATCAAGTGGCGAATCAGTAATTAAGAAAGAGGTAGATTAA
- a CDS encoding metallophosphoesterase family protein, with protein sequence MISLIHTGDIHIGMEFKKASFGSEFARDRRNEIKETFYRIIDRAVDMNADFLLISGDLFEDEYATIGEIKEINKYFRKLNDTRIVIIAGNHDPIINNKSYYKIIDWAENVYILDTTLQKISFEDVNVDIYGLSWNKKLIKDNLFENIQIDDKNRINILLAHGDIYQKSSYLPIDRESIANKGFDYIALGHIHKHEFICKNIAYPGSPEPLDFGETGTHGIIEGSISKDELDIKFLPFSKREFVSIDVSVDDNMTVENIIENIKEIVREYDFKNLYRFNLNGIRDKDILFDTQYIKYRVEEYVIYAEILDNTTPDYDLDKLKQENENNVIGKYIEYMEEQNTEDEISKLALYEGIEALLSEKVN encoded by the coding sequence ATGATAAGTTTAATTCATACAGGGGATATACATATTGGAATGGAATTCAAAAAAGCAAGTTTCGGAAGTGAATTTGCTAGAGACCGTAGAAATGAAATTAAAGAAACCTTTTATAGAATTATTGATAGAGCAGTAGATATGAACGCTGATTTTCTTTTGATCAGTGGAGATTTATTTGAAGATGAATACGCAACAATTGGAGAGATAAAAGAGATAAATAAGTATTTCCGTAAACTTAATGATACTAGAATAGTTATAATTGCTGGTAATCACGATCCGATTATAAATAACAAATCATATTATAAAATAATCGACTGGGCGGAGAATGTTTATATATTAGATACAACATTGCAAAAAATATCTTTTGAAGATGTTAATGTTGATATATATGGATTAAGTTGGAACAAGAAATTGATAAAGGATAATTTGTTTGAGAATATACAGATAGATGATAAGAATAGAATCAATATACTATTGGCTCATGGGGATATCTATCAAAAATCTAGTTATCTGCCAATAGATAGAGAAAGTATCGCAAATAAAGGGTTTGATTATATTGCTCTTGGACATATACATAAACATGAGTTCATTTGTAAGAATATTGCTTACCCCGGTAGTCCAGAACCCCTTGATTTCGGCGAAACAGGTACACATGGAATTATAGAAGGAAGTATTAGCAAAGATGAATTAGATATTAAGTTCTTACCTTTTTCAAAAAGAGAATTCGTTTCAATAGATGTTAGTGTTGATGATAACATGACAGTTGAAAATATAATAGAAAATATAAAAGAAATAGTTAGAGAATATGATTTCAAGAATCTATATAGATTCAATCTAAATGGAATAAGGGACAAAGATATATTATTTGATACGCAGTACATAAAATATAGAGTGGAAGAGTATGTCATATATGCTGAAATCTTAGATAATACTACACCAGATTATGATCTGGATAAACTGAAACAAGAAAATGAGAACAATGTTATTGGTAAATACATTGAATATATGGAAGAACAGAACACAGAAGATGAGATATCCAAATTAGCCTTATATGAAGGCATTGAAGCTTTGCTAAGTGAGAAGGTGAATTAA
- a CDS encoding DnaD domain protein encodes MSMITIYPPNINQYTMIPNIFIDDYLSESNGDFVRVYLLINRYASKNMDSISMVDIADCLHLTETDVLRAIKYWESNNVMIVKYDDSKNITSIKLNDPSNISAEINNTDTEVPNETVATKQIEARINVSTKPQYKMEEISTFMSRQNYKQLIYITQKYLGKMLTQQDINTLIGFNDWLGLPFEVIELLIEYCVSNNHRNMNYIEKVAVNWADEGINTVAKAENRIETFNNNYFKVMKSLGIGDRNPTPKQISYMKKWIDEYDLSMEIIVEACNRTMETIHQPQFSYIDAILKNWHKNNVKTIKNIDELDKQHQLNSKTKKKEDTKNQSKFINYDQRTYNFDELEKKAMELLIKETDGSY; translated from the coding sequence ATGAGTATGATTACTATTTATCCCCCAAATATTAATCAATACACTATGATACCTAATATATTTATTGATGATTATTTATCAGAATCTAATGGAGATTTTGTAAGAGTTTATCTATTAATCAATAGATATGCTTCAAAAAATATGGATTCGATTTCAATGGTAGATATTGCTGATTGTCTACATCTTACAGAAACAGATGTATTGCGAGCTATTAAGTATTGGGAATCCAACAATGTTATGATAGTAAAATATGATGATAGCAAAAATATTACATCCATAAAATTAAATGATCCAAGTAATATAAGTGCTGAGATTAATAATACAGATACAGAGGTACCTAATGAAACTGTTGCCACCAAGCAAATAGAAGCACGAATAAATGTTTCAACAAAACCTCAATATAAAATGGAAGAGATTTCTACTTTTATGAGTAGACAAAACTACAAACAACTGATTTACATAACTCAAAAATATCTAGGCAAAATGTTGACTCAACAAGATATCAATACACTGATTGGTTTTAATGACTGGTTAGGACTTCCTTTTGAAGTTATTGAACTACTTATTGAATATTGTGTTTCCAATAATCATAGAAACATGAACTACATAGAAAAAGTTGCTGTCAATTGGGCTGATGAAGGCATTAATACAGTTGCAAAAGCAGAAAATAGAATTGAGACATTTAATAATAATTATTTTAAAGTAATGAAATCACTTGGTATTGGTGACAGGAACCCTACACCTAAACAGATATCTTATATGAAAAAATGGATTGATGAATATGATCTATCTATGGAAATTATTGTAGAAGCTTGTAATAGAACAATGGAAACCATCCATCAGCCACAGTTCAGCTATATTGATGCTATCCTTAAGAATTGGCATAAGAACAATGTAAAAACCATTAAGAACATTGATGAACTTGATAAACAGCATCAATTGAATTCTAAGACTAAAAAGAAAGAAGATACTAAAAATCAATCTAAATTTATTAATTATGACCAACGCACATATAATTTTGATGAATTAGAGAAAAAAGCTATGGAATTACTTATTAAAGAAACAGATGGAAGCTATTAA
- a CDS encoding ATP-binding protein: MYIEKMNVISFGKYQDKEINLTDGINLIYGANEAGKSTIHKFIEGMFYGFYKPYRKNKQFTPDYDRFLPWNNSNKYKGILVYKYSGKEYRIERNFMKRSDKVEIFDNSTGENITEIFDYDSSTKLYQPASRHLSINKSTFNNTISIGQLSSKTSEDLVKEVKDSLINLGESKDEEISVRNVVDKLNKKLDEIGTAGRKKTTPYGKLTEEIKGLKKEKIQAEKIWQQVLENQEQLNDINSKLKELENRKKDNEELIDYLNEEEIKKTYEEGLQLKRSIDEKIIEIKEIEKFKDVDIELIDSTMKKLNNLDSCKQRYSELESELKEIDEYLKDEESKYDQVKILEDEDVSNIESIVADYNIYKDIVDKYIELKDYISELDTSLNDVQGNKSIIEDEYLYTKLQEEGKEIKYSKSGDITLKEQDYKDSLSKNKQSKLIAIISVLIFAGLLGSGIVLSEIVPLGVSIIFLGLSLYSISVYKKNNRKTDMLHNEIDKIKSEEKDKQIRLNEIIQKQNDILKKYNCAELMELRKLKDKMLHLNILHEDNKKRYSKAISDFKKLEKEKQQKEKQLIHYVNLLLGTEQLDIDNIRLVKEKYEIFKDTKKNIFAKNEDKKARLVKINSCNDEINKLIEEIKDVTDKYQVEGEIGLKQVKEKKYLYQRVLSTLNDKKEMMIRLLGENTLDDLKQKLVKYSSTTLTTDKSKEEILLEQDNLIDDILRINKDITSYETKIANLQKNVRPIVDIEDEISNKSAKKLDYDKKIKALTMARDAIEDISKDIQNNFAPKLNEKVSDIISNITNKKYTDIKINPNMEILTYEPENHELINIDYLSKGTIDQMYFGLRLGLINIIKEDKSLPLILDDCFVQYDDNRLKMVLETISKLNRQIIILSCHKREQEMLSDMDIKFNSIAL, translated from the coding sequence TTGTATATAGAGAAAATGAATGTAATAAGTTTTGGTAAATATCAAGATAAAGAAATTAATCTAACCGATGGTATAAATCTGATATATGGAGCTAACGAAGCTGGAAAATCTACTATACATAAATTCATTGAAGGTATGTTCTACGGTTTCTATAAACCATATAGAAAAAATAAGCAGTTCACACCAGATTATGACAGGTTTCTTCCCTGGAACAACAGTAATAAATATAAAGGAATTTTAGTCTATAAATATAGTGGGAAAGAGTACCGTATCGAGAGAAATTTCATGAAGCGTAGCGATAAGGTTGAAATATTTGATAACAGTACGGGTGAAAACATAACTGAAATATTTGACTATGATAGTTCAACAAAATTATATCAACCGGCTTCTAGGCATCTGAGTATCAACAAATCGACATTCAACAATACTATAAGTATAGGTCAGTTAAGTAGTAAAACTTCCGAAGATCTAGTGAAAGAGGTAAAAGACAGCCTTATTAACCTTGGTGAAAGCAAGGATGAGGAAATATCAGTAAGGAATGTTGTAGATAAACTAAATAAAAAATTAGATGAAATAGGGACAGCTGGTAGAAAGAAGACTACTCCATATGGTAAGCTTACGGAAGAAATAAAAGGATTAAAGAAAGAAAAAATCCAAGCTGAAAAAATATGGCAGCAGGTTTTAGAAAACCAAGAACAATTAAATGATATTAATAGTAAATTAAAAGAATTGGAAAATAGAAAAAAAGATAATGAGGAATTGATTGATTATCTTAATGAAGAAGAAATAAAAAAGACATATGAAGAAGGACTACAACTTAAAAGATCAATAGATGAAAAAATAATTGAAATAAAAGAGATAGAGAAATTCAAAGATGTAGATATAGAACTCATTGACTCTACTATGAAAAAGTTGAATAATCTAGATTCTTGCAAACAAAGATACAGTGAATTAGAGTCTGAACTAAAAGAAATAGATGAATATCTAAAAGATGAAGAATCAAAATATGATCAAGTTAAGATATTAGAAGATGAGGATGTAAGCAATATTGAAAGTATAGTTGCTGATTATAATATTTACAAAGATATAGTAGATAAGTATATAGAATTAAAGGATTATATATCTGAGTTGGATACAAGTCTTAATGATGTCCAAGGAAATAAAAGTATTATTGAAGATGAATATCTATACACTAAGCTTCAAGAAGAAGGGAAAGAGATAAAGTATAGCAAGTCAGGAGATATTACATTAAAAGAACAAGATTATAAAGATTCATTGAGTAAGAATAAACAAAGCAAATTGATAGCTATAATATCAGTATTGATTTTTGCAGGTTTATTAGGAAGTGGTATCGTATTAAGTGAAATAGTACCACTAGGAGTATCTATAATCTTCTTAGGATTATCATTATATTCTATATCTGTTTACAAGAAAAATAATAGAAAAACAGATATGCTACATAATGAGATAGATAAAATAAAATCTGAAGAAAAAGACAAGCAAATCAGGTTAAATGAAATTATACAAAAGCAAAATGATATACTTAAAAAATATAACTGTGCAGAACTAATGGAGCTTAGAAAATTAAAAGACAAGATGCTACATCTGAATATTTTACATGAAGACAATAAAAAAAGATATTCAAAGGCGATTAGTGATTTTAAAAAATTGGAAAAAGAAAAGCAACAAAAAGAAAAACAGTTGATACATTATGTAAACTTATTGTTAGGTACAGAACAATTGGATATTGATAATATAAGATTGGTAAAAGAAAAATACGAAATATTTAAAGATACCAAGAAAAATATATTTGCTAAAAATGAAGATAAAAAAGCTAGATTAGTTAAGATTAATAGTTGCAATGATGAGATTAACAAATTGATTGAAGAGATTAAAGATGTAACAGATAAGTATCAAGTTGAAGGGGAAATCGGATTAAAGCAAGTAAAAGAAAAGAAATATCTATATCAGAGAGTTTTAAGTACTTTGAATGATAAAAAAGAAATGATGATAAGATTATTAGGCGAAAATACCCTAGATGATTTGAAACAAAAATTAGTCAAATATAGTTCAACAACATTGACTACAGATAAATCTAAAGAAGAGATATTACTAGAACAAGATAATCTGATAGACGATATTTTACGTATTAACAAGGATATAACTTCTTATGAGACTAAAATAGCTAATTTACAGAAGAATGTTAGACCTATTGTAGATATTGAAGATGAGATATCCAACAAATCAGCTAAGAAATTAGATTATGATAAGAAAATTAAGGCTCTGACTATGGCAAGAGATGCAATAGAGGATATATCAAAAGACATACAGAATAACTTTGCACCAAAACTTAATGAAAAAGTATCTGATATAATTAGTAATATCACTAACAAGAAATACACAGATATAAAAATCAATCCTAATATGGAAATTCTTACATATGAACCAGAGAATCATGAATTGATTAATATTGATTACTTAAGCAAAGGAACTATTGACCAAATGTATTTTGGATTAAGGTTAGGGCTTATAAATATTATTAAAGAGGATAAGTCATTACCATTGATATTAGATGATTGCTTCGTACAATATGATGATAACCGATTAAAGATGGTTCTAGAAACAATCAGTAAACTAAACAGACAGATAATAATATTATCGTGTCATAAAAGAGAACAAGAGATGTTATCGGATATGGATATCAAGTTTAACTCTATAGCTTTATAG